The genomic region GGTGATGACGGCGGTGCGGCCGACCAGCCGACGGCAGATGATCTCTTCAGTGGTCTGACTGGACATGGTTTTCAGGCCTCCGTGCTGATGAAGACGTTCTTGGTCTCGGTGAAAGCGGTGAGGGCGTCGGGTCCGAGCTCGCGGCCGAGGCCGGACTGCTTGTAGCCGCCGAAGGGGGTCCAGTAGCGGACGCTGCTGTGGGAGTTGACGGACAGGTTGCCGGCGGCGACGGCGCGCGAGACGCGCAGCGCGCGGCCGATGTCGCGGGTCCAGAGGGAGCCGGAGAGGCCGTACTCGGTCGCGTTGGCCAGGCGGACGGCGTCCTCCTCGTCCTCGAAGGGCAGGACGACGGCGACCGGGCCGAAGACCTCCTCGGCGGCCACGGGCGCCGTGGGGGCGACGTCCGTGACGAGGGTCGGCGGGTACCAGAAGCCGGGTCCGTCGGGGGCGGTGCCGCGGATCGCGGTGAGGTCGTCGGTGACGTAGGACCGTACGCGCTCCAGCTGCGGCCGGGAGATCAGCGGGCCCATCTGGGTCTTCTCGTCGGAGGGGTCGCCGACCACCACCGATTCGATGCCGGGGGCGACCAGCTCCAGGAAGCGGTCGTACGCGGAGCGCTGTACGAGGATCCGGGTGCGGGCGCAGCAGTCCTGGCCGGTGTTGTCGAGGAAGGCCATGGGGGCGGCGGCCGCGGCGGCTTCGAGGTCCGCGTCCGCGAAGACGATGTTCGGGCTCTTGCCTCCGAGTTCGAGGGTGACGCGCTTCACCCGGTCGGCGCACTTGGCCATGATCTGCTTGCCGACGCGGGTGGAGCCGGTAAAGACGATCTTCGCGACGCCGGGGTGCTCGACGAGCGCGTCGCCCGCGACCGCCCCGTGGCCGGGGAGCACCTGGAAGAGGTGTTCGGGGATCCCGGCTTCGAGGGCGAGTTCGGCGAGGCGCAGCGCGGTCAGCGGTGTGGTCTCGGCGGGCTTGAGGATGACGGCGTTGCCCGCGGCGAGGGCCGGTGCCAGGCCCCAGGCTGCGATCGGCATGGGGAAGTTCCAGGGGGCGATCACGCCGATGACGCCGAGGGGTTCGAGGAAGGTGACGTCGATGCCCCCGGCGACGGGGATCTGGCGGCCGGAGAGCCGTTCCACTCCCCCGGCTGCGAATTCGAGCAGGTCGCGGACGTTGCCCGCTTCCCAGCGGGCGTTGCCGACGGTGTGTCCGGCTTCGCGGACCTCCAGCTGGGCCAGTTCCTCGAT from Streptomyces sp. NBC_00190 harbors:
- a CDS encoding aldehyde dehydrogenase family protein, coding for MSDALAPLDLRVLNPATEETVAIVPAATRDDVDAAVARAAAAQRGWAAAAPADRARLLRRFAAVVDGHIEELAQLEVREAGHTVGNARWEAGNVRDLLEFAAGGVERLSGRQIPVAGGIDVTFLEPLGVIGVIAPWNFPMPIAAWGLAPALAAGNAVILKPAETTPLTALRLAELALEAGIPEHLFQVLPGHGAVAGDALVEHPGVAKIVFTGSTRVGKQIMAKCADRVKRVTLELGGKSPNIVFADADLEAAAAAAPMAFLDNTGQDCCARTRILVQRSAYDRFLELVAPGIESVVVGDPSDEKTQMGPLISRPQLERVRSYVTDDLTAIRGTAPDGPGFWYPPTLVTDVAPTAPVAAEEVFGPVAVVLPFEDEEDAVRLANATEYGLSGSLWTRDIGRALRVSRAVAAGNLSVNSHSSVRYWTPFGGYKQSGLGRELGPDALTAFTETKNVFISTEA